A section of the Natronolimnobius sp. AArcel1 genome encodes:
- a CDS encoding NAD(P)/FAD-dependent oxidoreductase, with translation MESTPQVVVVGGGLAGLVTARHLAGGGVDVTLLEARKTVGGRVRTTERDGYLFDRGFQVLFTAYPAVRRELDLEVLDLRAFSPGATIAKPNHRSTLSDPLREPRTALDTLFNPDITLGDKRRVLSLWRELRGRDPEAVFAADREDEEATIAQFLRERDFSEQFLENFIAPFYGGITLDRTLGTSSRVFEYTFGALASGSIAVPAAGMEAIPAQLADHARAEGATLETGLEVESIESEDSGAVVTGVTDGDSSEYEADAVVVAADPPTAAALTDVTGIPTDSQACVTQYYRLPGLTEFENDRRLLLNASDNGPNHLVPHSAVAPEYAPDDETLLSATYLGERDESDEELEERTRETLASWYPERVFDGLERLHTDRIDFAQFSQPPGIYEQLPDVRDPDGPVYLAGDYTRWSSIQGAMESGRQAAQAVLEDLSG, from the coding sequence ATGGAGTCGACGCCCCAAGTTGTCGTCGTTGGTGGAGGACTGGCCGGACTCGTCACAGCGCGCCATCTCGCTGGCGGCGGCGTTGACGTAACCCTTCTCGAGGCCCGCAAGACGGTCGGCGGTCGCGTTCGGACGACCGAGCGCGATGGCTACCTGTTCGACCGCGGCTTTCAGGTACTGTTTACCGCCTATCCAGCGGTCAGGCGAGAACTCGATCTCGAGGTGCTCGACCTCCGAGCCTTTTCGCCGGGAGCGACAATCGCCAAGCCGAACCATCGCTCGACGCTTTCGGATCCGCTGCGCGAGCCACGAACCGCGCTCGATACGCTGTTCAATCCGGATATTACGCTCGGCGACAAACGCCGTGTTCTCTCGCTGTGGCGCGAACTCCGCGGCCGTGACCCGGAAGCGGTGTTTGCGGCCGACCGCGAGGACGAGGAGGCCACGATTGCACAGTTCCTCCGCGAACGGGACTTTTCCGAGCAGTTCCTCGAGAACTTCATCGCGCCCTTCTACGGCGGGATCACCCTCGACCGGACGCTTGGAACCTCGAGTCGCGTCTTCGAGTACACATTCGGCGCGCTCGCGTCAGGGTCGATTGCTGTCCCCGCGGCAGGAATGGAGGCGATCCCGGCCCAACTCGCCGACCACGCGCGAGCGGAGGGGGCGACGCTCGAGACCGGCCTCGAGGTCGAATCGATCGAAAGCGAGGATAGCGGGGCCGTCGTAACGGGTGTGACTGACGGCGACTCGAGCGAGTACGAGGCCGACGCGGTCGTCGTCGCGGCTGATCCGCCGACGGCAGCAGCACTCACAGATGTGACGGGAATCCCTACCGACAGTCAGGCCTGTGTCACACAGTACTACCGCCTGCCCGGGCTGACTGAGTTCGAGAACGACCGTCGCCTCTTGTTGAACGCGAGCGATAACGGACCGAACCACCTCGTTCCACACAGCGCCGTTGCCCCCGAGTACGCGCCCGACGACGAGACGCTGCTGAGTGCGACCTACCTCGGCGAGCGCGACGAAAGCGACGAGGAACTCGAGGAGCGCACCCGCGAGACGCTCGCCTCGTGGTACCCCGAGCGCGTGTTCGATGGCCTCGAGCGCCTGCATACCGACCGAATCGACTTCGCACAGTTTTCCCAGCCGCCGGGGATCTACGAGCAGTTACCCGATGTGCGCGACCCCGACGGGCCGGTGTATCTGGCCGGCGACTACACCCGCTGGTCGTCGATTCAGGGCGCGATGGAAAGCGGCCGGCAGGCAGCACAGGCAGTGCTCGAGGATCTGTCAGGCTAA
- a CDS encoding transporter, with translation MVRLSSGVILVGVVFLFIPIPPIATIAGILTILAGIALRTLFDL, from the coding sequence ATGGTCAGACTCTCGAGTGGCGTTATCCTCGTTGGTGTCGTCTTCCTGTTCATCCCGATTCCGCCGATTGCAACGATAGCCGGCATCCTGACGATACTCGCCGGGATCGCGCTCAGGACCCTGTTCGACCTGTAA